From a region of the Triticum aestivum cultivar Chinese Spring chromosome 7D, IWGSC CS RefSeq v2.1, whole genome shotgun sequence genome:
- the LOC123169192 gene encoding probable BOI-related E3 ubiquitin-protein ligase 3, whose translation MAVDLQRLRHMLLTTGDGGGHHQLSSAAAMPASGPCYGAAVSCERGHQPYADLFTLPPPPTMTSAPYQCSEFLAMDAVDLAKKGGNPDGVQEMITKKRRREERSSMLSAADALAAHAQQQTIDVHRILLKHAQKMWTTLAEQRQSHTRLIVWTVEARAAKRLKAKDEDIERIRSMNWALEERLRNLLMEAQMWRDVAQSHEATANVLRGDLQRALDSQAVRGGGSDDGQEDDAESCCWGEKQVPLCAEEEVGTPVVEERHATGAGRCKGCREGAAVVLLLPCRHLCVCAPCAAAAQACPACGSAKNGIVCINFS comes from the exons ATGGCTGTGGACCTGCAACGCCTTCGCCACATGTTACTCAccaccggcgacggcggcggtcacCACCAGCTCTCCTCCGCCGCTGCTATGCCAGCGAGTGGGCCTTGTTATGGCGCTGCGGTGTCGTGCGAGCGGGGGCACCAGCCGTACGCGGACCTCTtcacgctgccgccgccgccgacgatgacTTCGGCCCCGTATCAGTGTTCAGAGTTCTTGGCGATGGACGCGGTTGATCTGGCTAAGAAGGGCGGCAACCCCGACGGTGTTCAGGAAATGATCACCAAGAAGCGGAGGCGCGAGGAGCGGTCGTCGATGCTTAGCGCGGCCGACGCTCTTGCGGCCCACGCGCAGCAGCAGACCATCGACGTCCACCGCATCCTGCTCAAACAT GCGCAAAAGATGTGGACTACTCTGGCGGAGCAGAGGCAGAGCCACACGAGGCTCATCGTGTGGACCGTGGAGGCCAGGGCGGCGAAGCGGCTCAAGGCCAAGGATGAGGACATTGAGCGGATCAGGAGCATGAACTGGGCGCTCGAGGAGCGTCTTCGGAACCTCCTCATGGAGGCTCAGATGTGGCGCGATGTCGCGCAGTCCCATGAGGCCACGGCCAACGTGCTCCGCGGCGACCTACAGCGGGCGCTCGACTCCCAGGCGGTTCGTGGCGGTGGAAGCGACGACGGTCAGGAGGACGACGCCGAGTCGTGCTGCTGGGGAGAGAAGCAGGTGCCTTTGTgcgcggaggaggaggtgggcacGCCGGTAGTGGAGGAGCGTCACGCGACAGGAGCAGGAAGGTGCAAGGGGTGCCGCGAGGGCGcggccgttgtgctgctgctgccgTGCAGGCACCTCTGCGTGTGCGCGCCGTGCGCGGCCGCGGCGCAGGCGTGCCCGGCGTGCGGAAGCGCCAAGAATGGCATCGTCTGCATCAACTTTTCGTGA